One Desulfobulbus propionicus DSM 2032 DNA segment encodes these proteins:
- a CDS encoding DUF4384 domain-containing protein codes for MTIRPRSRRAPGLLLLMLPLVFLGLTSCSSIDPRQVDVDLPSDMPEVKETSFDKPLAELGRMTQIYGKRAYIQGKDITDFTGLSTYGYGEIPRDITEMTKSALNAIGGNVVYIPYSPVFINNQMVTGYSNFQGKLIPDVVLSGGITEFDRGLETRGSNTDFGVTTKPFNVNESWVPGDTISLDYNQEDQDSLARITLDFNLLDFQTMSGVARMQTVNTINVYKAVKEKELGFTIFGPTFGLKGTVKKVQGRHAAIRLLVQTSVLQIVGKYLYLPYWKLIPNMKPDPVVLDKIRQDFRNLSQTDKVGEMQTCLYLKGYNVPVTGQLDAQTQSALTSFKQQYAVQGAGDAELYVALWSSLGDNMEQVSYRRELLARALENPSQQAAVAKAPAKKEPAKEVANRAAAPSEKVATRKAADKSSGKKDVPAQRRASSGPAAVASTAPSEIKAAGSVSKESTPVNQDKDRNDIAQVLRSQPVLGNKNSAEAMINERRMAE; via the coding sequence GTGACCATCAGACCCCGATCCCGGCGAGCGCCGGGCCTTTTGCTGTTGATGCTGCCGCTGGTTTTCCTGGGGCTGACCTCCTGCTCCTCGATTGACCCGCGCCAGGTGGATGTTGATCTGCCGTCGGACATGCCGGAGGTCAAGGAAACCAGCTTCGACAAGCCGCTGGCCGAATTGGGGCGGATGACCCAGATCTACGGCAAGCGGGCTTATATTCAGGGCAAGGATATCACCGACTTCACCGGCCTTTCCACCTATGGGTACGGTGAGATCCCGCGTGACATCACCGAGATGACCAAAAGCGCGCTCAACGCCATCGGCGGCAACGTGGTCTACATCCCCTACAGTCCGGTGTTCATCAACAACCAGATGGTGACCGGTTATTCCAATTTCCAGGGCAAGCTGATTCCCGATGTCGTCCTCTCCGGCGGCATCACCGAATTTGACCGGGGCCTGGAAACCAGGGGCAGCAACACCGATTTCGGTGTGACCACCAAACCGTTCAACGTCAACGAATCCTGGGTGCCAGGCGATACCATATCCCTCGATTACAACCAGGAAGATCAGGATAGCCTGGCCCGGATCACCCTTGATTTCAACCTGCTCGATTTCCAGACCATGTCTGGCGTGGCCCGCATGCAGACGGTCAACACCATCAACGTCTACAAGGCGGTCAAGGAAAAAGAGCTCGGCTTTACCATCTTTGGCCCGACCTTCGGCCTCAAGGGCACGGTCAAGAAGGTGCAGGGCCGGCATGCGGCCATCCGTCTGCTGGTCCAGACCAGTGTGCTGCAGATCGTCGGCAAATACCTCTATCTGCCCTACTGGAAGCTGATCCCCAACATGAAGCCCGATCCAGTGGTGCTCGACAAGATCCGTCAGGATTTCCGCAACCTGAGCCAAACCGACAAGGTCGGCGAAATGCAGACCTGTCTCTACCTCAAGGGGTACAATGTGCCAGTTACCGGCCAGCTCGATGCCCAGACCCAGTCCGCTCTGACCAGCTTCAAGCAGCAGTATGCAGTCCAGGGGGCGGGTGACGCCGAATTGTATGTCGCGCTGTGGAGTTCACTGGGTGACAACATGGAGCAGGTATCCTATCGCCGCGAACTGCTGGCCAGGGCCTTGGAGAATCCAAGCCAGCAGGCGGCGGTCGCCAAGGCGCCGGCGAAGAAGGAACCGGCCAAAGAGGTGGCCAACAGGGCGGCTGCACCTTCCGAGAAGGTGGCGACCCGCAAGGCGGCCGACAAATCCAGCGGGAAAAAGGATGTTCCGGCCCAGCGACGGGCCAGTTCCGGCCCGGCTGCCGTGGCCAGCACCGCGCCATCCGAGATCAAGGCCGCAGGATCGGTCTCGAAAGAATCGACTCCTGTCAACCAGGACAAGGATCGCAACGACATCGCCCAGGTGTTGCGTAGTCAGCCGGTCCTGGGGAATAAAAATTCAGCGGAGGCAATGATCAATGAAAGGCGCATGGCCGAATAA
- a CDS encoding vWA domain-containing protein: MKWWQKLQPVAAELIILALVLAAVLAANLGHAATAGGPAQGYGLKIFRVESGLYPFVHVYMRTFDQEMNPLVNLNVLNIGVMVEGRAYDPRKKQYVIQPLRNREEATRSILVLDTNKMLKGQDFEAMIRAAARFIDAKRPQDQVALIALDNSGEGYTVLSNFDREPGILGRRLADLQPRGDKTRLYDGVAAAMQMAGGAVGGDSSSEVEYIVSTSIIVLGSGRDDDSAISRSDLMTRISSLKIPVPIYSLCFTGPEGKDQRNLQALSKNSFGKYYSIGGAYDTITRNIEDIQNIMQSDYVLTFRAYIPVDGGRHNVKIGVEYPTGSGIMYYDASVFEAIEPPTFPRIIEAQQKLDKAIPALKDEELYLKNPYAPAAVPGGKS; the protein is encoded by the coding sequence ATGAAGTGGTGGCAAAAGTTGCAACCCGTGGCTGCGGAGTTGATCATCCTGGCGCTAGTGCTGGCTGCTGTGCTGGCGGCCAACCTCGGCCATGCGGCCACAGCCGGTGGCCCGGCGCAGGGGTATGGATTGAAGATCTTCCGCGTGGAGTCGGGACTGTATCCCTTTGTTCATGTCTACATGCGCACCTTTGACCAGGAAATGAATCCCCTGGTCAACCTCAACGTGCTCAACATCGGGGTGATGGTCGAGGGACGGGCCTACGATCCGAGAAAAAAACAGTATGTCATTCAACCGTTGCGCAACCGGGAGGAAGCGACCCGCTCCATCCTGGTGCTCGACACCAACAAGATGCTGAAGGGGCAGGATTTTGAAGCCATGATCCGGGCAGCGGCCCGGTTCATCGACGCCAAGCGGCCCCAGGATCAGGTGGCCCTGATCGCCCTGGACAACAGTGGCGAGGGATATACGGTCTTGTCCAATTTCGACCGCGAACCGGGCATCCTCGGTCGGCGGCTGGCCGATCTGCAGCCGCGCGGCGACAAGACCAGGCTCTACGACGGGGTGGCGGCCGCCATGCAGATGGCCGGTGGCGCGGTGGGCGGCGATTCCTCCAGCGAGGTGGAATACATTGTTTCGACCTCGATCATCGTGCTGGGGAGCGGCCGGGATGACGACAGCGCCATCAGCCGTTCCGATCTGATGACCCGCATTTCCAGCCTGAAAATTCCGGTGCCGATCTATTCGTTGTGCTTTACCGGTCCCGAGGGCAAGGATCAGCGCAACCTGCAGGCCCTGTCGAAGAATTCCTTCGGCAAGTACTACTCCATTGGCGGCGCCTACGACACCATCACGCGCAATATCGAGGATATTCAAAACATCATGCAGAGCGACTACGTGCTCACCTTCCGGGCCTACATTCCGGTGGACGGCGGCAGGCACAATGTCAAGATCGGGGTCGAATATCCGACCGGCAGCGGCATCATGTACTATGACGCCTCCGTGTTCGAGGCCATCGAACCGCCGACCTTCCCCCGGATCATCGAGGCGCAGCAGAAGCTCGACAAGGCGATCCCCGCGCTCAAGGATGAGGAATTGTATCTGAAAAATCCTTACGCTCCGGCGGCGGTACCGGGCGGGAAAAGCTGA
- a CDS encoding FHA domain-containing protein produces MAARAAGCAHREYCLTSASTTIGRDGTLCDIVLTGATVSRRHACLSRTGETDYQLHDLQSTNGVFVNGERIKGSRFLRDGDLIGLGTALPHLRFQYHSIREPHHLILPPQAQWLIGRAPHCDLSLPFEPTVSSHHATLSSQDGTLRIADAHSLNGTWVNGSNRFKAFLAPDDTVVIGSTHFQFRLREDGSLSVLQREYGQSVKLECVGLHRTAPRANGTARMLLNDITLSIEPGEFVGILGPSGAGKTTLLTALNGFSRPDRGWVLCNETPMDSASALFRNTIGYVPQDDILHRELSVQASLEYVARLRLSPDLSPRQRAEIIDNTIETLGLHPVRHLPIDQLSGGQRKRVSIGAELLVRPSLLFLDEPTSGLDPSTEDRLMHHFRDMADHGTTVIITTHLLDNLDLLDKVVILAQGRVVFFGAPSEALTFFGTEQQPLARATGIFAVLTEADTPSSAAASSWKGQEEIATHHAARFLASPWFRQHIEQRLSPAAHACMAMDTASPSRPLARLRTLWADRSRRGHGFSPGEWLRSWCILSRRHLHIRASAGKRLLLFLLIPMALALVTLSQHIPGVASDAVVAERRAEIEALVAPGGALMDTQLKLLLSPAGIGETRSGAELLHALRYEGIAHLPVPMSVLLMIVMTAVFSGTLIACQEISTERSIYLRERMSHLRILPYLGAKMPFCLGLAALQCLIFLSLCWLNPALRQADFFPVWLTMVAVAWSSVAIGLTLSAVDPTGGRLSVMLTVAVVLPQLLLSGGLGPDFYGRMHGPLRLAADLLPARWGLEMVCTALFDTLKGEGARWIPAFVREVIGFDFGQGVYYSGMIFLLAQFLLWVLFCTGFLTYRDRRSC; encoded by the coding sequence TTGGCAGCCAGGGCTGCCGGATGCGCCCATCGGGAGTATTGTCTCACCTCGGCGAGCACAACCATCGGACGCGATGGCACCCTCTGCGACATTGTCCTTACCGGCGCCACTGTCTCGCGCCGCCACGCCTGCTTATCTCGAACGGGTGAAACCGACTATCAGCTCCACGATCTCCAGTCCACCAACGGAGTATTTGTCAACGGCGAGCGGATTAAGGGTTCGCGCTTTCTGCGTGATGGCGACCTGATCGGGCTTGGCACCGCCCTGCCGCATCTGCGTTTCCAATATCACAGCATCCGGGAACCGCATCACCTGATTCTGCCACCCCAGGCCCAGTGGCTGATCGGCCGGGCTCCCCACTGCGATCTCTCCCTGCCCTTCGAGCCAACGGTCAGCTCCCACCATGCCACCCTCAGTAGCCAAGATGGCACACTGCGAATCGCCGACGCCCACAGCCTCAATGGAACCTGGGTCAACGGCTCGAACCGGTTCAAGGCGTTCCTTGCCCCCGACGACACCGTGGTCATCGGGTCCACGCATTTCCAGTTCCGTCTCCGGGAGGACGGTTCGCTGTCCGTGCTCCAACGGGAATATGGCCAGTCGGTCAAACTGGAATGTGTCGGTCTCCACCGCACCGCCCCGCGTGCGAACGGCACGGCGAGAATGCTGCTCAACGACATCACTCTGAGCATTGAACCCGGCGAATTTGTAGGTATTCTCGGCCCTTCGGGCGCGGGCAAGACTACCCTGCTCACCGCCCTCAATGGTTTCAGCCGTCCGGACCGGGGGTGGGTGCTGTGCAACGAGACGCCCATGGACAGCGCCTCGGCCCTGTTCCGCAACACCATCGGCTATGTGCCCCAGGATGATATTCTCCACCGGGAGTTGAGCGTGCAGGCCAGCCTTGAATATGTCGCCCGCCTGCGGTTGTCGCCGGATCTTTCTCCACGCCAACGTGCCGAGATCATCGACAACACGATCGAAACCCTTGGATTGCACCCGGTGCGGCACCTGCCGATCGACCAACTGAGCGGCGGCCAGCGAAAACGGGTGTCCATCGGCGCGGAGCTGCTGGTTCGCCCAAGCCTGCTCTTCCTCGACGAGCCCACCTCAGGACTGGATCCCAGCACCGAGGACCGGCTGATGCATCACTTCCGGGACATGGCCGACCACGGCACCACGGTGATCATTACCACCCACCTGCTCGACAACCTCGACCTGCTGGACAAGGTGGTGATTCTCGCCCAGGGACGGGTGGTCTTCTTCGGCGCCCCCTCCGAGGCCCTAACCTTCTTCGGCACGGAGCAGCAGCCCCTTGCCCGGGCAACCGGTATCTTCGCCGTGCTCACCGAGGCGGACACCCCGTCCTCGGCAGCGGCATCCTCCTGGAAAGGGCAGGAGGAGATCGCCACCCATCATGCCGCCCGTTTCCTCGCCTCTCCCTGGTTTCGGCAACATATCGAACAGCGGCTTTCGCCGGCAGCCCACGCGTGCATGGCCATGGATACCGCCTCCCCCTCTCGGCCGCTAGCACGGCTGCGCACCCTGTGGGCCGATCGTTCACGGCGCGGCCATGGTTTTTCTCCTGGCGAATGGCTGCGTTCCTGGTGCATTCTTTCGCGTCGCCACCTGCACATCCGTGCCAGTGCCGGCAAACGGCTGCTGCTGTTCCTGCTCATTCCCATGGCGCTGGCCCTGGTGACCCTGTCGCAGCATATCCCTGGCGTGGCCAGCGACGCGGTAGTGGCGGAACGGAGGGCCGAAATAGAGGCCCTGGTTGCCCCAGGCGGCGCCCTGATGGACACGCAGCTCAAGCTCCTCCTGTCTCCGGCCGGCATTGGCGAAACCCGTTCGGGCGCTGAATTGCTCCACGCCCTGCGTTACGAAGGCATCGCGCATTTGCCGGTTCCCATGAGCGTCTTGCTGATGATCGTCATGACCGCCGTGTTTTCCGGCACCCTGATCGCCTGTCAGGAAATTTCCACCGAGCGGTCGATTTACCTCCGGGAGCGGATGTCCCATCTGCGCATCCTGCCGTACCTTGGGGCGAAAATGCCTTTTTGCCTGGGGCTTGCCGCCCTGCAGTGCCTGATCTTTCTCTCCCTGTGCTGGCTCAACCCCGCCCTGCGCCAGGCGGATTTCTTTCCGGTCTGGCTGACCATGGTCGCCGTGGCCTGGAGTTCGGTGGCCATTGGGCTGACCCTGAGCGCTGTTGATCCGACCGGCGGCCGGTTGTCGGTGATGCTGACCGTGGCCGTGGTCCTGCCGCAGTTGCTGCTTTCCGGCGGCCTCGGTCCTGATTTTTACGGGCGCATGCACGGCCCGCTGCGCCTGGCGGCGGATCTGCTGCCGGCCCGCTGGGGGCTGGAGATGGTGTGCACCGCGCTGTTCGATACACTCAAGGGCGAGGGCGCGCGATGGATTCCAGCCTTTGTCCGTGAGGTGATAGGTTTTGACTTCGGCCAGGGCGTCTATTATAGTGGCATGATCTTTCTGTTGGCTCAATTCCTGCTTTGGGTGCTGTTCTGCACAGGATTCCTGACTTACCGCGATAGACGATCATGTTGA
- a CDS encoding serine/threonine-protein kinase, translating into MLNDDIQTLIDPSVVQPLKAVAVSDSGVLIADRYRMLRPLGEGGMGNVYLAEDLVLARRVAIKTIRPELSGNEEIRSRIKRECRMHAAIGVHPHIITLYDSVEENGHIYLVMEYFAGETLAARLASQTGEQGLPLDQTLDIVRQVLRALACIHDQGIVHRDIKTANILLQQGTDGNLRVKLADFGIARAGMAAQTVTRLTALDVQGPGTPVYMAPERIDPQTFGGVCPASDLYAVGIILFELLTGHPPFTGSMTEIFSGHLVQPPCLDRLPATLPPTVLAVLRTALAKQPSERFQRAQSFLETLEGGHPSLDHAFIPPRAPSHPPVHAQTLLAVSAEPTAQSESVTLLNPSCGAGRGSDPSRRWRQGLMYAALACVLVLVSGWYLYDHFVTPSLTASAPVNSQEITTTGSEKDTVAVPASVPDDIEAAKTVTALQTLEKVRQQKTIESMAAAERPGGNPANEWQVIEDRSRRIR; encoded by the coding sequence ATGTTGAACGACGACATCCAGACGCTGATCGACCCCAGCGTTGTCCAGCCGCTCAAGGCCGTGGCGGTCAGCGACAGTGGCGTGCTGATCGCCGACCGGTATCGGATGCTGCGACCGCTTGGCGAAGGAGGCATGGGCAATGTCTACTTGGCCGAGGATCTGGTGTTGGCGCGGCGCGTGGCGATCAAGACCATTCGGCCGGAGTTGAGCGGCAACGAAGAGATCCGCTCGCGCATCAAGCGTGAATGCCGCATGCATGCGGCCATTGGCGTCCATCCCCATATCATCACCCTCTACGACTCGGTCGAGGAAAACGGGCATATCTACCTGGTGATGGAGTATTTTGCCGGCGAGACCCTGGCCGCTCGGCTTGCCTCGCAAACTGGCGAGCAAGGCCTCCCGCTGGACCAGACGCTCGATATCGTCCGCCAGGTACTCCGCGCCTTGGCCTGCATCCATGACCAGGGGATCGTCCATCGCGACATCAAGACCGCCAACATCCTCCTCCAGCAGGGGACCGACGGCAATCTGCGCGTCAAGCTCGCCGATTTCGGCATTGCCCGGGCGGGGATGGCGGCGCAAACCGTGACCCGCCTGACCGCTCTGGATGTTCAAGGGCCGGGGACGCCGGTGTACATGGCGCCGGAGCGGATCGACCCGCAGACCTTCGGCGGGGTCTGTCCCGCTTCGGACCTTTACGCGGTGGGCATCATCCTCTTTGAACTGCTCACCGGACACCCCCCCTTCACCGGCTCCATGACCGAGATTTTTTCCGGCCATCTGGTCCAGCCGCCGTGCCTGGACCGCCTGCCAGCCACGCTTCCCCCCACGGTACTGGCGGTTCTTCGCACCGCCTTGGCCAAACAGCCATCGGAGCGGTTTCAGCGCGCCCAGAGCTTTCTTGAAACCTTGGAGGGGGGGCACCCGAGCTTGGACCATGCCTTCATTCCGCCCCGGGCACCCTCCCACCCGCCGGTTCACGCTCAGACGCTCTTGGCCGTGTCGGCGGAACCGACGGCGCAAAGCGAGTCCGTTACCCTACTGAACCCGTCGTGCGGGGCTGGCCGTGGCTCAGATCCTTCGCGGCGATGGCGGCAAGGGTTGATGTATGCGGCACTGGCCTGCGTGCTGGTGCTTGTCAGCGGATGGTATCTGTACGATCATTTTGTCACCCCATCCTTGACCGCCTCTGCGCCCGTCAACAGCCAAGAAATCACCACGACGGGATCCGAAAAGGACACGGTTGCCGTCCCTGCCAGCGTTCCGGACGACATCGAGGCGGCCAAAACCGTCACCGCCTTGCAGACGTTGGAAAAGGTCCGGCAGCAAAAAACCATCGAATCCATGGCCGCCGCCGAGCGCCCCGGGGGCAATCCGGCAAACGAGTGGCAGGTGATCGAAGACCGCTCGCGAAGAATACGCTGA
- a CDS encoding PP2C family protein-serine/threonine phosphatase, whose translation MELLEGHCRMGGFQVVYAGATDPGRVRRCNEDNLLIYPEAGVFAVADGLGGLDAGDVASSTALAHLRELVPTPFAGNRFFALFNDKHPLRQLEAVVAAVNRRTYEHRMTLGKNMATTLAMVQLRGDKVVLAHVGDSRVYRWRDNALHCLTSDHSLVNELVRKGALTASQARQSSQRHVITRAVGAEPTVMPTLQQQPLAVGDILLLCTDGLTSMLSDRDIGQCLGNAATTIGGSVAQLITLANQAGGHDNITVVGVILLPIEEKSD comes from the coding sequence ATGGAGCTCCTTGAGGGGCATTGCCGCATGGGCGGTTTCCAGGTCGTCTATGCCGGGGCAACCGATCCGGGGCGAGTGCGTCGCTGCAATGAAGACAATCTGCTGATCTATCCCGAAGCCGGCGTCTTTGCCGTGGCCGACGGGCTGGGTGGGTTGGATGCGGGAGATGTTGCCAGCAGCACGGCGCTCGCGCATCTGCGAGAGCTTGTCCCGACCCCTTTCGCCGGCAACAGGTTTTTTGCCTTGTTCAACGACAAACACCCATTGCGGCAACTTGAAGCGGTGGTGGCCGCGGTCAATCGCCGAACCTATGAGCATCGAATGACCCTGGGCAAGAACATGGCCACCACCTTGGCCATGGTGCAGCTGCGAGGCGACAAGGTCGTGCTTGCCCACGTCGGTGACAGCCGCGTCTATCGCTGGCGCGACAATGCATTGCACTGTCTCACCAGCGACCATTCCTTGGTCAATGAACTGGTGCGGAAAGGGGCCTTGACTGCTTCCCAGGCCAGACAGTCCTCCCAGCGCCACGTCATCACCCGCGCGGTCGGCGCGGAACCGACCGTCATGCCCACCTTGCAACAACAGCCGCTGGCGGTAGGCGACATCCTGCTGCTGTGCACCGACGGGTTGACCAGTATGCTGTCGGACAGGGACATCGGTCAATGCCTTGGTAACGCGGCCACCACCATCGGCGGCAGCGTGGCGCAACTCATCACCTTGGCCAACCAAGCTGGTGGGCATGACAACATCACCGTGGTGGGCGTGATCCTGCTGCCGATAGAAGAGAAGTCGGATTGA
- a CDS encoding L-lactate MFS transporter produces MSQTQTTFPRWIPLLGGLLGSTTCGLLLYAFSVFIKPLMKQFGWTVPEVAMAYALICLIFGLLTFPAGRISDKIGPRNVVLFGGLFMAFGFFMVSTITPPDPALLAAKDPTALAAAKKGLWLLYLYYGVICGIGGAMVYLPPIATAPKWWPDKRALATGFTVVGLGLGSFIMAPLATGMINHFGSALPVFKYVGMVMAVMVVMAALCLKVPPAGYKPAGWNPPAPAGGAGAPKAYRDYTYEETKSSPQFWLLWVAYFCGSFAGLMVIGLIAKHGIDAMSLDFITKNGLKAIADIPPDEAKKIALAAAGAPSTLAIFNAAVRIMVGPLADKIGTKQIFVVLFILQTVAMLLLFPAGKSAAMLAACAGLIGWNYGSMFTLFPATLLQYYGPTHQGSNYGLLFTAWGVAGFCGPYAGGKLQAMTGSFFVPFVVSAVVLAVAVVILMTLKAPEKKHA; encoded by the coding sequence ATGTCTCAAACACAAACTACTTTTCCACGATGGATTCCATTGCTTGGAGGTCTTTTAGGCAGCACCACTTGCGGTTTACTGTTGTATGCTTTTAGTGTTTTCATCAAACCTCTCATGAAACAGTTCGGTTGGACGGTGCCAGAAGTTGCCATGGCATACGCCCTCATCTGTCTGATCTTTGGTTTGCTCACCTTCCCCGCCGGTCGGATCAGCGACAAGATCGGCCCCCGGAACGTTGTTCTTTTCGGCGGCCTTTTCATGGCCTTCGGTTTCTTCATGGTGTCCACCATCACCCCTCCCGACCCAGCCCTCCTTGCTGCGAAGGATCCAACCGCCTTGGCCGCCGCTAAAAAAGGTCTCTGGCTGCTCTACCTCTATTATGGTGTCATCTGTGGTATCGGCGGCGCCATGGTCTACCTGCCGCCCATCGCCACCGCGCCCAAGTGGTGGCCGGACAAACGTGCCCTGGCCACCGGCTTCACCGTTGTCGGCCTCGGCCTCGGTTCGTTCATCATGGCTCCGTTGGCCACTGGTATGATCAACCATTTTGGCAGCGCCCTGCCTGTCTTTAAATATGTCGGCATGGTTATGGCTGTGATGGTCGTCATGGCTGCCCTCTGCTTGAAAGTGCCGCCGGCAGGATACAAACCGGCCGGCTGGAATCCGCCCGCCCCCGCCGGTGGCGCTGGCGCCCCCAAGGCCTACCGCGATTATACCTACGAAGAGACCAAGAGCTCACCGCAATTCTGGCTGCTGTGGGTGGCCTACTTCTGTGGTTCCTTTGCCGGCCTCATGGTCATCGGCCTGATTGCCAAGCACGGTATCGACGCCATGTCCCTCGACTTCATCACCAAGAATGGACTCAAGGCGATCGCCGACATCCCGCCGGACGAGGCCAAGAAGATAGCCCTGGCTGCGGCAGGCGCGCCCAGCACCTTGGCCATCTTCAATGCCGCAGTTCGTATCATGGTCGGTCCGCTGGCTGACAAGATCGGCACCAAGCAGATCTTCGTCGTGCTCTTCATCCTGCAGACCGTTGCCATGCTGCTGCTCTTCCCCGCTGGCAAGAGTGCCGCCATGCTGGCCGCCTGCGCCGGTCTGATCGGCTGGAACTATGGTTCGATGTTCACCCTGTTCCCGGCCACCCTGCTGCAGTACTACGGCCCGACCCATCAAGGGTCCAACTATGGTCTGCTGTTCACTGCCTGGGGTGTCGCCGGTTTCTGCGGCCCCTACGCGGGTGGTAAGCTTCAGGCCATGACCGGCTCCTTCTTCGTGCCGTTCGTGGTTTCGGCGGTCGTTCTCGCTGTGGCGGTCGTCATCCTCATGACGCTGAAAGCTCCCGAGAAAAAACACGCCTGA